A part of Syntrophales bacterium genomic DNA contains:
- a CDS encoding ATP-binding protein — protein sequence MQEIALHILDLAENSARAGAKNLRIKVEENTKRDIIQVEIEDDGRGMDENTLKEALDPFFTTKQERRFGLGLAMINQATEQTGGTLEIFSSPNVGTKLKFSFQKSHIDRQPMGDMAGVIMAIVAGNPEMDIEYEHICDDERFSFSTKEIRKILDDIPINRTEVLTFIRKCVYEGLRKIGAET from the coding sequence GTGCAGGAGATAGCCCTCCATATCCTAGATCTCGCAGAAAATTCCGCAAGAGCAGGAGCAAAAAATCTTCGCATAAAGGTTGAGGAAAACACTAAAAGAGACATCATACAGGTTGAGATTGAAGACGACGGAAGAGGCATGGACGAGAATACACTAAAGGAAGCGCTAGATCCCTTTTTTACCACCAAGCAAGAGAGGAGATTCGGTCTAGGTCTGGCAATGATAAATCAAGCGACAGAACAGACAGGAGGAACTCTAGAGATATTTTCATCACCAAATGTGGGAACAAAACTGAAGTTCTCCTTTCAAAAAAGCCACATAGATCGTCAACCCATGGGAGATATGGCCGGTGTCATAATGGCCATCGTAGCCGGAAACCCTGAGATGGACATCGAATACGAACACATATGCGATGATGAACGCTTTTCGTTCAGCACAAAAGAAATAAGAAAAATACTGGATGACATTCCCATAAACAGGACTGAAGTGTTGACATTTATAAGAAAGTGTGTTTACGAAGGGCTGCGAAAAATCGGGGCAGAAACCTGA
- a CDS encoding NAD(P)H-dependent oxidoreductase subunit E, which yields MKNGYQELLGEFTEDQVLKLKEIIEKYKGKPGGLIPLLEEAQGALEYLPVSVQRVIAKELKLPPSRVYGVVTFYSFFTTTPRGRHTVRVCLGTACYVRGGRAIAETIEKTYGIKEGETTPDRKFTFETVRCLGACGLGPVILVDKDVHGRVKPAKVKDILSQYS from the coding sequence ATGAAAAACGGATATCAGGAACTACTCGGCGAATTTACGGAAGATCAGGTACTCAAGCTAAAAGAAATTATAGAAAAATACAAAGGTAAGCCAGGTGGGCTTATACCCTTGCTTGAAGAAGCACAGGGAGCTTTAGAATATCTCCCCGTTTCGGTTCAAAGGGTAATCGCAAAAGAACTGAAGTTACCTCCCAGCCGTGTTTATGGAGTGGTTACATTCTATTCATTTTTCACCACAACCCCTAGAGGGCGTCACACTGTGAGGGTGTGTCTCGGCACGGCCTGCTATGTTAGAGGAGGCAGAGCAATTGCCGAAACCATAGAAAAAACATACGGAATCAAAGAAGGAGAAACAACGCCCGACAGAAAATTCACCTTTGAAACGGTGCGTTGTCTCGGAGCCTGTGGTCTAGGCCCTGTTATATTGGTGGACAAAGACGTGCACGGCCGCGTAAAACCCGCAAAAGTAAAAGACATACTAAGCCAATATTCGTAA
- a CDS encoding DRTGG domain-containing protein → MLTLRDVKEILEADVLVGHDQLEKEVSTGFGADLMSDVLAFAKPGSMLLTGLTNPQVVRTADVMDIAAIIFVRGKRPPIETIRLAEELHIPLLATKYILFESCGRLYTRGIVGCIQKVE, encoded by the coding sequence GTGCTAACCCTTCGCGACGTAAAAGAAATACTAGAGGCTGATGTTCTCGTCGGCCACGATCAATTAGAGAAAGAAGTTTCCACTGGATTTGGCGCTGATTTAATGAGCGATGTACTTGCGTTTGCCAAACCAGGTAGTATGCTTCTCACAGGGCTGACAAACCCTCAGGTTGTAAGAACCGCAGATGTTATGGATATCGCCGCGATAATATTTGTTCGCGGAAAAAGACCACCAATTGAAACGATAAGGCTGGCAGAAGAACTCCATATTCCACTACTCGCCACGAAGTATATCCTCTTCGAATCTTGCGGACGTCTTTATACCAGAGGCATAGTCGGTTGTATCCAGAAAGTTGAATAA
- a CDS encoding DRTGG domain-containing protein, which yields MKTLETIAKELDLQFRCGKEKGNSVVKGGHIGDLLSNVMATSKEGDLWITCQTHQNIVAVASLKDHTAIVICNGLEPTRETIEKAEKEGIPILTSSLSAFELGGKLYKLLGH from the coding sequence ATGAAAACTCTTGAAACTATTGCAAAAGAACTGGATCTTCAGTTCCGATGTGGAAAGGAAAAAGGAAATAGCGTTGTAAAAGGAGGTCATATCGGCGACCTTTTGAGCAATGTAATGGCAACAAGCAAGGAAGGCGATTTATGGATAACATGTCAGACGCACCAGAACATTGTGGCTGTAGCGTCACTCAAAGATCATACTGCCATTGTTATTTGCAATGGGTTAGAACCCACAAGGGAAACCATAGAAAAAGCCGAAAAAGAGGGCATACCCATTTTGACGTCCAGTTTGTCCGCGTTCGAGCTTGGCGGCAAACTTTATAAGTTACTGGGACATTAA
- the purF gene encoding amidophosphoribosyltransferase encodes MIRVESFHSPNKPREECGIVGVYGPLDSARLAMLGLFALQHRGQESAGIAVADGKRIASHKGMGLVSEVFNEEILCKLHGHIAIGHTRYSTAGLSVLANAQPIVIHHRNQSLALAHNGNIVNAKKLRKKLERKGSIFQSTVDSEIIFHLMVHNLRNELEEALIKALEEIRGAYSITLLTEDKLFAIRDPRGFRPLCLGKLHGGWIVASETCALDLIGATYVRDVEPGEIIIIDSSGLNSLKPFKEKGRSFCIFELIYFARPDSTIFEVNVYNVRKNLGKYLAQEYRPDVDLVMPFPDSGTYAALGYTEESHIPFEMGMIRNHYVGRTFIQPSQRIRDIDTKIKLNPVKSILKGKKILIIDDSIVRGTTSKSRVEHLRSIGVREIHMAVSCPPTRFPCPYGIDFSSRSELIAAEKDTKEIARYIGLDSLYYLSLRGMLKATTLDPKGFCLACFTGKYPISVPPEMGKYLPEEESSF; translated from the coding sequence ATGATAAGAGTTGAGAGTTTCCACAGCCCTAATAAACCACGGGAAGAATGTGGAATAGTGGGTGTATACGGACCTTTAGACTCAGCACGCCTAGCCATGCTCGGATTATTTGCCCTTCAACACCGTGGTCAGGAAAGTGCAGGCATTGCGGTGGCAGACGGGAAACGGATAGCTTCCCACAAAGGTATGGGACTTGTATCCGAAGTTTTTAATGAAGAAATCCTCTGTAAATTACACGGCCACATAGCCATTGGACATACCCGTTACTCAACAGCAGGTCTATCAGTTCTCGCGAACGCACAACCAATCGTAATACATCACAGAAACCAATCCCTCGCCCTGGCTCATAATGGAAACATCGTAAACGCCAAAAAACTACGAAAAAAACTGGAAAGAAAGGGGTCCATTTTCCAGTCCACTGTGGATAGCGAAATCATTTTCCACCTAATGGTTCACAATTTGAGAAATGAATTAGAGGAAGCGCTTATCAAAGCCCTTGAAGAGATAAGGGGAGCATATAGTATCACTTTACTCACAGAGGATAAACTGTTTGCCATTCGTGATCCTAGGGGTTTTCGCCCACTATGTTTAGGGAAACTCCATGGCGGCTGGATAGTAGCTTCTGAAACTTGTGCGCTTGACCTTATTGGTGCGACGTACGTGCGGGATGTGGAACCGGGAGAAATTATCATCATTGATTCTTCAGGATTGAATAGCCTCAAACCATTTAAAGAAAAGGGACGTTCGTTTTGCATATTCGAACTGATCTATTTTGCCCGTCCGGATAGCACAATATTCGAAGTAAACGTCTACAACGTTAGAAAAAACCTGGGGAAGTATCTGGCCCAGGAATACCGTCCAGACGTTGATCTAGTCATGCCGTTCCCTGATTCAGGGACTTATGCAGCACTCGGCTATACCGAAGAGAGTCATATACCATTTGAAATGGGTATGATAAGAAACCACTACGTAGGTAGGACTTTTATCCAACCATCGCAGCGGATCCGTGATATCGACACAAAGATTAAACTTAATCCGGTTAAATCCATTTTAAAGGGCAAAAAAATACTCATTATCGATGATTCTATAGTGAGAGGCACCACAAGCAAAAGCAGAGTGGAACATCTAAGAAGCATAGGAGTGAGAGAGATACACATGGCTGTCAGTTGTCCACCAACACGCTTCCCCTGCCCCTACGGGATAGATTTTTCCTCCAGAAGCGAGCTAATAGCTGCGGAGAAAGACACCAAAGAAATTGCAAGATACATTGGTCTCGATTCTCTATACTACCTGAGTTTGAGAGGTATGCTTAAGGCGACAACACTTGATCCAAAAGGATTTTGCCTTGCCTGCTTTACAGGGAAATACCCTATCAGCGTACCTCCTGAAATGGGAAAATACCTGCCGGAAGAAGAAAGTTCGTTTTAG
- a CDS encoding (2Fe-2S) ferredoxin domain-containing protein — MAKITIEDLKKIKEKIQAQTSLREDGKRVKITVHMGTCGLAAGAKTVLDTLMQEIEEAGATDIIVTTSGCIGLCSREPIVTVEIRGQEPIKYELMNANKMRQVFRRHILGGEIQTPFALARGTETEK; from the coding sequence ATGGCTAAAATAACCATTGAAGATTTGAAAAAGATAAAAGAAAAGATACAGGCCCAAACCTCCCTCCGAGAAGATGGCAAACGAGTGAAGATCACCGTCCATATGGGAACATGTGGACTTGCAGCAGGGGCAAAAACAGTACTTGATACACTTATGCAGGAAATTGAGGAGGCAGGGGCAACGGATATTATTGTTACAACCTCGGGATGTATAGGTCTTTGCAGTCGTGAACCAATTGTTACTGTGGAGATTCGCGGTCAAGAACCCATTAAATACGAACTTATGAATGCGAACAAAATGCGGCAGGTATTCAGAAGACACATCTTGGGGGGTGAGATTCAGACACCCTTTGCACTGGCAAGAGGGACAGAGACGGAAAAATAG
- a CDS encoding PHP domain-containing protein — protein sequence MLDRLLCDFHIHTCLSPCADLSMTPRAIVKKAIEKSLNVIAICDHNASENVKYVQKAAKGESILILPGIEVTTKEEVHVLGIFKSIYQLQTFQRYIYDHLPGQNNEELFGCQAVVNEKDFVEKINDRFLLGATTLSLQDVVNMIHHLKGLAIASHVDRQAFGVIGQLGFIDETMNFDALEITGGNRKSFRQKYPELNHFPLIESSDAHYLKDIGKHSTVINVKKATFNEIAKALQNKKGRYVEEDY from the coding sequence ATGCTCGATCGTCTCCTATGTGATTTTCATATTCATACCTGTTTGTCCCCATGTGCGGACCTCTCCATGACCCCCCGGGCAATTGTTAAAAAAGCCATTGAAAAAAGTCTCAATGTCATTGCCATATGCGACCATAACGCATCAGAAAACGTAAAGTACGTTCAGAAAGCCGCAAAAGGGGAAAGTATCCTTATTCTGCCAGGTATCGAGGTGACTACAAAAGAGGAAGTTCACGTCTTAGGGATATTCAAATCCATCTATCAACTTCAAACCTTCCAAAGGTACATATATGATCATCTGCCAGGACAAAACAACGAGGAACTATTCGGATGCCAAGCGGTGGTTAACGAAAAAGATTTTGTGGAAAAGATAAATGATAGATTTCTCCTCGGCGCCACAACCCTCTCACTACAAGACGTTGTGAATATGATACATCACCTCAAAGGTCTTGCAATCGCCTCCCATGTGGACCGACAGGCGTTTGGAGTGATAGGACAACTAGGTTTTATAGACGAAACAATGAACTTTGACGCCTTGGAGATTACAGGAGGCAACCGAAAAAGCTTTCGCCAAAAATATCCAGAGTTAAACCATTTTCCTCTTATAGAATCATCGGACGCTCATTATCTAAAAGACATAGGAAAGCATTCGACAGTCATCAATGTTAAAAAAGCCACATTCAACGAGATAGCAAAGGCGCTACAAAATAAAAAAGGCAGATACGTGGAGGAAGATTATTAG